The following are encoded in a window of Brevibacillus sp. DP1.3A genomic DNA:
- a CDS encoding response regulator transcription factor codes for MIRVLLVDDHTMIRKGLRVLLESYSQIKIVGESHTGNDAILKANQLEPDVVLMDLSLPNGLDGFTASNEIRKSNPFVKIVILTMHDEEIFVQKAITVGAHGYILKNSHGELLFQAIAEVYRGKRFYKTSVSQEIINLWLKSDAKTMPSVLTLREKELVRLIVLGYTNKEMADKLLISVKTVENHKTNIMQKLRLDSKHQLIQYAIKNKYLDLAF; via the coding sequence GTGATACGAGTGCTTTTGGTTGATGATCACACGATGATTCGGAAGGGATTGCGTGTGCTTCTCGAAAGTTACTCTCAAATAAAAATTGTCGGAGAGAGTCATACAGGCAACGATGCTATCCTTAAAGCGAATCAGCTGGAACCCGATGTAGTGCTGATGGATTTGTCATTGCCCAATGGGCTGGATGGGTTTACAGCGAGCAATGAGATTCGCAAGTCGAATCCTTTCGTGAAAATTGTCATATTGACCATGCATGACGAGGAGATTTTTGTCCAGAAGGCTATTACCGTCGGAGCTCATGGGTATATTTTAAAAAACAGCCATGGCGAGTTGCTGTTTCAAGCCATTGCGGAAGTCTACAGAGGTAAGCGCTTTTACAAGACTTCCGTATCGCAAGAGATCATCAATCTATGGCTGAAATCGGATGCCAAAACGATGCCTTCTGTTTTAACGCTACGTGAAAAGGAGCTTGTCAGACTCATTGTGCTTGGCTATACGAATAAGGAAATGGCAGATAAGCTGTTGATCAGCGTCAAAACCGTGGAGAACCACAAAACGAATATCATGCAGAAACTAAGACTGGATTCCAAGCATCAATTGATCCAATACGCCATTAAAAATAAATATCTCGATCTGGCATTTTAA
- a CDS encoding PAS domain-containing sensor histidine kinase: protein MMDQSPTYFECYGDEGKVMDNGYLKQIFDHLQDGIILMDQERKIMVMNPSAEKMTGWKRGEKVPFCSYCQSRELEEGEERCYLLAKREVPYFLSAMPTYEGRYVDMEMSTAVIYENGEQNMQDVLLVLKDMTVKKKEEEVRISKQVLQKTLEAQENEHKRLAQELHDGVGQSLYSVSVGIQAIQTRLNQEGQFREFMQEIVNELEKAMQDVKLYSLQLRPHSLDQLGLIPTVRHLVSSLNKAHQDVSITFSYSNVSDHFQPILEINLYRVIQEALHNALKYAKATLIEVILYNEEDQLTLLIQDNGIGFVRDQVQVGLGLKHMEERVDQMEGILQIQSVLHEGTSIKVTVVGEGGRAE, encoded by the coding sequence ATGATGGATCAAAGTCCAACTTATTTTGAATGCTATGGAGATGAAGGGAAGGTGATGGATAACGGTTATCTGAAGCAAATCTTCGACCACTTGCAGGACGGGATTATTCTCATGGATCAGGAACGAAAAATTATGGTGATGAATCCATCCGCAGAAAAAATGACCGGTTGGAAGCGAGGAGAAAAGGTGCCGTTCTGCTCCTACTGCCAGAGCAGAGAGCTGGAAGAGGGAGAAGAACGATGTTATTTGCTCGCCAAACGGGAGGTTCCCTATTTTCTTTCTGCGATGCCCACGTATGAAGGACGGTACGTTGACATGGAAATGAGCACGGCTGTCATCTATGAAAATGGCGAACAAAACATGCAGGATGTACTTCTGGTCTTGAAAGATATGACGGTCAAGAAAAAAGAAGAGGAGGTCAGAATCTCCAAGCAGGTGCTGCAAAAAACGCTAGAAGCCCAGGAAAACGAACATAAGCGTCTGGCCCAGGAGCTGCACGACGGCGTAGGACAGTCCTTGTATTCCGTTTCGGTTGGTATTCAAGCGATTCAAACGCGTCTCAACCAAGAAGGACAATTCCGGGAATTCATGCAAGAGATCGTGAATGAGTTGGAAAAAGCGATGCAAGACGTCAAGCTCTATTCACTTCAGCTACGTCCGCATAGTCTCGATCAACTGGGGCTGATTCCTACGGTTCGGCATCTTGTTTCTAGCTTGAACAAAGCACATCAGGATGTTTCCATTACCTTTTCTTACAGCAATGTCAGCGATCATTTTCAGCCAATCTTGGAAATTAATCTGTACCGTGTCATCCAAGAAGCCTTACATAATGCACTAAAATACGCGAAGGCGACACTCATTGAAGTCATCTTGTACAACGAAGAGGACCAACTGACTTTGCTGATTCAGGACAACGGAATCGGATTTGTTCGCGATCAGGTTCAGGTCGGTCTGGGTCTCAAACATATGGAAGAGCGAGTGGATCAGATGGAGGGAATTCTTCAGATTCAATCTGTGCTCCACGAAGGTACATCGATCAAGGTAACGGTAGTGGGAGAAGGAGGGAGAGCAGAGTGA
- a CDS encoding MFS transporter codes for MELSHTTTKKQTKKEKSSISLLSLTVGSFCIGMTEFVIMGLLPNVAEDLDVSISSAGQLITMYALGVAIGAPILTVLTHRIPQKKLLCLLMVLFILGNGISVFAPNYEILMGARLITALTHGTFFGVGAVVASSLVSPDKRAAAVSIMMAGLTIANIIGVPLGTFIGQHMGWRASFGTIAIMGVIALIGILVFVPNMRQKNTGSITGQITALLKPKLLLYLLIGALGNAGLFTVFTYIAPLLTQITGFAEYHVTWILVLFGCGVTIGNIVGGKLADWKLMPSILGLYFTICIILTLFTFTLYSPIAAVLTIFLWGAASFAVFPGLQVRVMNLAQNAPALASTSSHSAGNLGNAAGAFIGGWVITHLHITSLPWVGAMLVALGLILGIASYMAERKQQQSEKGYSI; via the coding sequence ATGGAGTTATCTCACACTACTACCAAGAAACAGACCAAAAAGGAAAAGTCTTCTATCTCTTTGCTCTCTCTTACAGTGGGCTCTTTTTGCATTGGGATGACGGAATTTGTCATTATGGGTCTACTGCCGAATGTTGCAGAGGATTTAGATGTTAGTATCTCTTCTGCGGGTCAACTCATTACCATGTATGCTCTAGGGGTAGCCATCGGTGCACCGATACTGACAGTCCTCACCCACCGAATTCCCCAAAAGAAGCTACTCTGTCTACTAATGGTTCTATTTATTCTCGGGAACGGAATCTCTGTTTTTGCTCCCAACTACGAAATACTGATGGGGGCACGCCTGATCACCGCTTTGACACACGGGACATTCTTTGGAGTTGGGGCTGTTGTAGCCTCTAGTCTTGTAAGTCCTGACAAACGTGCCGCAGCCGTTTCCATTATGATGGCCGGCCTGACGATCGCCAATATTATTGGTGTACCTTTGGGGACTTTCATCGGTCAACACATGGGGTGGCGAGCCTCATTTGGCACTATAGCAATCATGGGAGTAATAGCACTGATCGGAATACTCGTTTTCGTCCCAAACATGCGGCAAAAAAACACCGGAAGTATCACTGGGCAAATTACCGCTCTTCTCAAGCCCAAGCTCCTTCTGTACCTCCTGATCGGAGCACTGGGCAATGCGGGTCTATTCACCGTATTTACGTATATTGCGCCTCTGTTGACGCAAATTACCGGTTTTGCTGAGTATCATGTAACGTGGATTCTTGTCCTCTTTGGCTGTGGAGTGACCATCGGCAATATCGTGGGCGGAAAGCTTGCGGATTGGAAGCTGATGCCATCCATACTCGGACTTTACTTTACTATTTGCATCATTCTCACGCTCTTTACGTTTACCCTGTACAGTCCAATAGCTGCCGTATTGACCATTTTTCTATGGGGCGCTGCTTCTTTCGCTGTATTTCCAGGGCTGCAAGTGCGTGTGATGAATCTCGCACAGAATGCGCCAGCGCTTGCTTCTACCTCCAGTCATTCTGCCGGAAATCTAGGAAATGCAGCTGGTGCTTTCATTGGCGGATGGGTTATTACTCATCTTCATATTACCTCTCTCCCATGGGTCGGCGCTATGCTCGTAGCACTGGGTCTGATTTTAGGAATCGCATCCTATATGGCTGAACGCAAGCAGCAACAAAGTGAAAAAGGGTACTCAATTTGA
- a CDS encoding YitT family protein has translation MWRKLQLHPLAVRYSVFMIGLAVMAFGIGMMIEAHLGVAPWDTLHIGLQKTFGLTIGIWSQIVGAMIILASYIIGKIRPNVGMFLNMFFFGLFIDLFMWLNWIPTGETVIERAILFVVGLLIYTVGTGMYISPRLGAGPRDSFMLALHERMGWGIGKVRIGIECTVMVLGLLLGGPVSVGTFVTALAIGPLIKQFIPMWERILAKPYGTA, from the coding sequence ATGTGGAGGAAGTTACAGCTTCATCCGCTTGCAGTTCGATACAGTGTGTTTATGATCGGACTGGCGGTTATGGCGTTTGGCATTGGTATGATGATTGAGGCGCATTTAGGTGTTGCGCCGTGGGATACATTGCATATCGGATTACAGAAAACATTTGGACTGACCATCGGCATATGGTCGCAAATCGTGGGAGCCATGATCATTCTCGCTTCCTACATCATTGGCAAGATCCGGCCTAACGTGGGTATGTTTTTAAACATGTTTTTCTTCGGACTGTTTATTGACTTATTCATGTGGCTGAACTGGATTCCTACAGGAGAAACCGTTATAGAACGAGCCATTTTGTTCGTTGTCGGATTGCTCATCTATACGGTCGGCACGGGTATGTATATTTCACCGCGATTGGGAGCCGGTCCACGTGATAGTTTTATGTTAGCTCTGCATGAGCGAATGGGATGGGGCATCGGTAAAGTTAGGATCGGTATAGAGTGCACGGTCATGGTGTTGGGCTTGTTGCTTGGTGGACCCGTTTCTGTGGGAACCTTTGTGACGGCCCTTGCGATCGGACCGCTGATCAAGCAGTTTATTCCGATGTGGGAGCGAATCCTGGCAAAACCGTACGGAACGGCTTAA
- a CDS encoding PAS domain S-box protein, giving the protein MDKEAQRIDLRQEQFNMKELLQSLVETTTDAISVRDMQGKILFVNSAFEKIYGWTYQDLRNDPYCLVPEDLIDETKEIFHEVKYEGKNITGYETVRQRKNGQIVQVGLTASPIRDTEGTIIGTSVIARDITDRKMAEEALMTSEAKYRILVENTSDVICQHDVHMNNLFVSPSIEHHLGYTPDEFLQTNSFDLIHPDDVKIVKDLRSLLSTNPQNVQMEIRIRHKNGSWVYWESRCVPIMSENKEVDSFLFVSRSITERKQSEEALRKSEEQYRFIAEHTADFISVIDKNGHVSYGSPSHLKKLGTNQIIIENIHPEDASLVFERFSTMLQFDIPITCEYRYKVENEKWIYLESKGMPFFSSDGESQYFINVTRDITERKQNEELLRRTEKLSVIGELAASIAHEIRNPLTSLKGFIQYLRPTLSEGVIFTDIMLSELDRINFIVSELLVLAKPQTLNVKRILLHPLIESVVKFLESEANLNNISINTIFSHIPIAIKGEENHVKQVFINILKNSLDAITANGEISIETTCLHNNQVLIRFTDNGCGISQELLPRLGEPFYTTKEKGTGLGLLISNKIIKDHQGTITISSEVNKGTIVEIMLPISN; this is encoded by the coding sequence TTGTGAATAGTGCTTTTGAAAAAATCTATGGTTGGACGTATCAAGACCTCCGGAATGACCCGTACTGTCTCGTACCTGAAGATCTTATTGACGAGACAAAGGAAATTTTCCACGAGGTTAAATATGAAGGGAAAAATATTACGGGATATGAGACCGTGCGTCAACGAAAAAATGGCCAGATCGTGCAGGTTGGTCTAACAGCTTCCCCTATAAGAGATACAGAAGGAACGATCATAGGCACTTCCGTCATCGCAAGAGATATTACGGACCGCAAAATGGCGGAAGAGGCTCTCATGACAAGCGAGGCAAAGTACCGTATCCTCGTAGAAAATACAAGCGATGTTATTTGTCAACATGATGTACACATGAATAATCTTTTTGTATCTCCTTCTATCGAGCACCATTTGGGATACACACCGGATGAATTTCTGCAAACGAATAGTTTTGATCTCATTCACCCCGATGATGTGAAAATCGTGAAAGACCTGCGTTCCTTACTCTCCACGAATCCCCAAAATGTACAAATGGAGATCAGAATACGCCATAAAAATGGATCGTGGGTGTACTGGGAGTCGCGTTGTGTTCCGATCATGTCTGAGAACAAAGAGGTTGATAGCTTTCTATTCGTTTCACGCAGTATCACCGAGCGAAAACAGTCTGAAGAAGCTTTGCGCAAGAGCGAGGAACAGTATAGATTCATTGCCGAACACACAGCAGACTTCATATCCGTGATTGATAAGAACGGTCACGTATCGTATGGTTCACCTTCACATCTGAAGAAATTAGGTACGAACCAAATTATCATTGAAAACATTCATCCAGAAGATGCATCACTCGTCTTTGAGCGATTTTCCACTATGCTTCAATTCGATATACCTATTACATGTGAGTATCGATACAAAGTGGAAAACGAGAAATGGATCTACCTCGAATCAAAAGGAATGCCTTTTTTCAGCTCGGATGGCGAAAGTCAATACTTTATCAACGTTACACGTGATATTACGGAGAGGAAGCAGAACGAAGAACTTCTCCGCAGAACAGAGAAGCTGTCCGTAATCGGTGAATTGGCTGCAAGTATCGCGCATGAAATAAGGAATCCTCTTACGTCATTGAAAGGCTTTATCCAGTACTTGCGGCCAACGCTATCGGAGGGCGTCATTTTTACAGACATTATGTTGTCCGAGCTAGATCGCATCAACTTTATCGTGAGTGAGCTGCTTGTATTGGCCAAACCGCAAACTCTGAATGTGAAGCGGATTCTTTTACATCCTCTCATTGAAAGTGTGGTAAAGTTTCTCGAATCAGAAGCGAATCTCAACAACATTTCGATCAACACCATATTCAGCCATATACCGATAGCGATTAAAGGAGAAGAAAATCATGTAAAACAAGTCTTTATCAATATATTGAAGAATTCCCTGGATGCTATCACGGCGAATGGCGAAATCAGCATAGAAACCACATGCCTTCATAATAACCAAGTGCTGATTCGTTTTACCGATAATGGTTGTGGTATTTCCCAAGAGCTGCTGCCTAGGCTTGGTGAACCTTTTTATACCACGAAAGAAAAAGGAACAGGCTTAGGTTTACTTATCAGCAATAAAATAATCAAAGACCATCAAGGCACCATCACCATCTCAAGTGAGGTTAACAAGGGTACCATCGTGGAAATCATGTTGCCCATTTCGAATTAG